DNA from Papio anubis isolate 15944 chromosome 1, Panubis1.0, whole genome shotgun sequence:
ATGCTGTGGTAGAGCGATGGCTGAAGGAGCTCTATGACCATGCTGAAGCCACGATCGTCGTCATGCTCGTGGGTAACAAGAGTGACCTCAGCCAGGCCCGGGAAGTGCCCACTGAGGAGGCCCGAATGTTCGCTGGTGAGAGCCTGCCACTACCCAGGCTGACTCCTCCAGGCTTACCCCACCTTCCCCTTGCAgcctcccaggccctgcccccacccaTAGAGCCCCAAGCCTGGCATTCCTCCATACAGTCCTCTACCTCATCCCCTCTTATCAGCATTTCCCAGCACTTCCCCTTTGGGACCCTGTGTCTCCCATGATGTCCCACCACTTGCCCTGAGAttgtctttattgattttttttttttttttttttttttttgagaccgggtctccatctgttgcccaggctagagtgcaatggtgtgatctcaggctACTtgactctgcctcttgggttcagtcattctcttttttttttttttttttgagatggagtctggctctgtcaccaggctggagtgcagtggcgggatctccagctcactgcaaaactccgcctcccgggttcacgccattctcctgcctcccttccagGCGCtgcgggactacaggcgcccgccacctcgcccggctagttttgtattttttagtagcgatggggtttcacgggttagcccaggatggtctcgatctcctgaccttgtgatcccgtccgtctcggcctcccaaagtgctgggattgggcttgagccacagcccggccggGGTTCAGTCATTCTCATGCCTGGCCTCCTGAgtaagctgagactacaggcatgcccacgacacctggctaattttgtgtgcaATAGGGTGgaaatttcaccattttggccaggccccagtctcgaactcctgacctcaggtgatccacctgccagcCTACAAAggattctgggattacaggtgtgaccactgTGCGGCCATAGTTGATTTTAAGGCAGCCCTACCCTGCAATGCTCAAAGATCTTATGGAGAGGATACACTTCCCAGGAGTCTTCTGGAGTTTAGAGGCAGCACAATATGGTGGTTAAGGGTGTTCTGGAGTCCCATGGCCCAGCCTCCCATCTGCTCTTAAGCCCGGTTACTAGAATTGTGGACATGGGCAAAGTTCCTTAtcgttttctttgtgtttctggattcaattttcttttcttttttttttttttttttttgaggcggagtctggctctgtcgcccaggctggagtgcagtggtggaatctgggctcactgcaagcctcacctcctgggttccgccattctcctcagcctcctggtagctgggactacaggcaccatccaccacgcccagctaatttttgtattttttgtagagaaggggtttcaccgtgttagcaggatggtctcaatcctccctgaccttgtgatccaccacgcctcccagcctcccaaagtgctgggattacaggcgtgagtacCCCTTGACGATTCAGTTTTCTAAATGAACCTACCTCATAAAATTGTTTGCAAGTTAAAtgggcggtagcggtggctcaagcctgtaatcccagcactttgggagggccgagAGATGGGCGAGATCAGGtcagatcccgagaccatcctggcctgcagtgagctccgtctctactaaaaaaatataaaaaactagcggtgaggtggcgggcacctgtagtcccagctactgcgggAGGAGTTGAGGCACCCGGATAatggcttgaaccgggaggtgggcGTGAGGCTGGATAAAGccgcacctccagcctgggtgacagaagagactctgcctcaaaaaaaaaaaaaaaaagttaaatgatctGCTACATGCCAAGAGTTTAGCACATGGCAAATGTATACAGCAAAcattaatactattattattattgcctttGACTCCCACAATTAACGGTGTGTTTCCCTTCCTGACAGAAAACAATGGACTGCTGTTCCTGGAGACCTCAGCCCTGGACTCTACCAATGTTGAGCTCGCCTTTGAGACTGTCCTGAAAGGTTAGAGCCTACCTTTATTCTGCACCCCTATTCCATCCCCGTGGCTTCTGCAGGCAGCAGTAGGAATGCAGACACTCAGGCCTCACCCCAGCTAATTTCTCAGCTCCTCTGTGGGTCCTGGCACCACTGCCTGTCCCCTTCAGTCCCTCCCCAGTGCCTCCCACTCAACCTGGAGCTCAGGGAAGGAACAGGCCACACTCCCCATGGGGCTGACTCTTGGTTCCTTCTCCACCCAAGTAAGTAGAAGGGACCCCAATGTCCACACTTCATTTCCTTCCTGCAAAACCTCCAGCAAGTGTAGCCACCCCCATGCTCAGAAGGGGCATGCAGTATgtgtggagggtgggggaggagggagcatGGGCTCTAAATCTTCTGGCCTGATCACTGCCCCCTGCCCTCCCAGAGATCTTTGCGAAGGTGTCCAAGCAGAGACAGAACAGCATCCGGACCAATGCCATCACTCTGGGcagtgcccaggctgggcaggagCCTGGCCCCGGGGAGAAGAGGGCCTGTTGCATCAGCCTCTGACCTTGGCCAGAACCACCCTGCCCCCACTGGCTTTTTGGTGCCTCTTGTCCCCACTTCAGCCCCGGGACCTTTCCTAGCCCTTTGGTTCCAAATATCAGACTGTTCCCTGTTCACAGCACCCCCAGGGTCTTAAGGTCTTCATGCCCTATCACAATACCTCTTTTATCTGTCCACCCCTCACAGACTAGGACCCTcaaataaagctgttttatatCAATGCCTGGTCATTCTGCTGCCTCCCGTCtgttcttcccttttctccttgtCTGCACCTCCCCTTCAACTTTGGCCCCTCCTCTGAGTCCCTGAtccccttcctctgtcctccCCACAATACCTACTGCCCCTCAGGGCCAGCTGCCTCTGGAGTTCTGTGGTCTGGGGATGGTGCCAAGGGGATGGGAGGTGCCTGCCCTTCCCTCTGCCAACCCCcagggcaggtgggggagggaggagaccATGGAGGGGAGGGGGTATTTGGAAGGCGAGACAAAGGAAACCATCGGCGGGCACCATCTGGTGCCGAGGGCCCTGGTGCCAAGAACTGAGGTCACTGCAATGCCAGGGGCAAGGGGAGGAGGCAGCGGGAGATACAAGGGAGAAGAGGGGGTCAGGGCCTGTCCTGTAGGTGTGTACTGGGGAAGGGGTTTTTAAGCCTGAGAGGTGGAAGGTCCAAGTCCTccatccagtcttttttttttttttgagatggagtctcactctgtcgcccaggctggggtgcagtggtgcaatctcggctcactgaaacctccacctctcgggttcaagcagttctccctgcctcagcctcttgagtatctgggattacaggtgcccaccaccacacttggctaatttttgtatttttagtagagacggggtttcgccatgttggccaggctgctctcaaactcctgatcccagatgatccgcctgccttggcctcctaaagtgctgggattacaagcttgagccatcGAGCCCAGCCCATCCAGTCTTCTTCCTGATCCCAAAGAGGAGGGATGGATTGAATCTGGTGGGGTAAATGGGGAGGGTCCCTGTCTCTTGGCTCTCTGCCCCCTTTCCATAGAGCCTAGGAGATGGCTGTCCAGGTAgcatctctgtctctgcctcaccttcccctgttcttttttttttttttaagacggagtctcactctgttgcccaggctggagtgcagtggcgtgatctcagctcactgcaacttccgcctcctggattcaagtgattctcttgcctcagcctccgagtagctgggagtataggcacgtattaccatgcccagctaattttttgtgttttggtagagacagggtctcgctatgttgcccaggctggtcctgaactcctggccttaagtgatccatccacctcggcctcccagagttctgggattacaggcatgagccactgcacccagtcatgagccactgcacccagtcaccTTCCCCTGTTCTTCAGGTCAGGGTGGAACAAGGCCTGACTGCACCTCCAAAGAAGAGAAGGGAGTAAATGGAGAGAAAAGGCAGGGGATTAAGAGCTTGAAGACTCAAGCAGAGCTATGGAGAGCTAAGAGGGGGAACTTAAGGGTGGCAAGGAACTCTGGAGACATCCACTACTCACAGGTGTGTAGGGAGCCCAAAGCCACACTAGAGGAAACCCCAAGCTGCAATCCCCACCCAGATCCTCCCACTCACCCCAGGATGGCACAGACTCATATGCTGAGAACAAAGACAGAGCCTTAAGTAATagtacttttaataaaattaagttcTTAATAGCACATTTAATACATTAACCCTCCCCCTTCTTGGTTTCTCTGCATTTTGTGCAACATCACTTTGACTTGACTATTCTTGGGTCTGTTTTATTTCCcgcttttattttgcttttgaaatcttTTTCCTTGGTGGATTTGTATGTGTCTTCACTAGATGCCTCAAATTAAGTCTGACCACAATCCTACTCTACTTTCTACAGTGGAGAGACCATCCTCCCTGCCCCAGGGCTgtctccacccaccccacccttccCCACCCGCACCCTCGAGTGGGGAAGGGGaagccctccccaccccagacGCTACCATCCCAAACTAGCGGGGTTTCTAGGACAAAAAGAGCAGGGGGAATCTGTCCCTAGGTGGGGCAAGAAGAGTAaactggggagagggagatgTGTTTGGGGTCTAGGGCCAGGGAGGGGCATGGCAGAGTCATTGGTGTAATGAATGAAGCAGGCTCCTCCTGCCAAAAGGAGAGCCAAGGGGCCTCTCCACCCCCTTGGATAGGAGGGGAAGGCCCAGTGATTGCAAGCTGGGGTTGGTAGAAAGcaagtgctttaaaaatgttgatttctcACATGCAGAAGCCAAGTCCCCCAGTTTTGTGTGGGGAGGGCAGTGTGTTCCCAGGCCAGGGCACAGTGGATGACCACTACCTGAACACTTATAGATGGAGGTGAACTGGAGCAGAGGGTTAGGGTTGGGGTCACCCAAAGTCCCTGTGCCTTTCCCTTGCCTCTGTGCCCATGGGGATGCCTTTCTCCCAGGCCTTGAAGGACAATGTCTCCACTCCACTCCGTGGGAAGTCCCTCTTGGAATCTAACTTTTATGAGACAAGAAAGCACTTTGCAAGTAGGTGAAGAACCAGTCAGCTTTAAAGAACAATTATTGAGATTGTTACCGCCACTGCTGCCATGGAGGTCAAAGCTAAGTGGAAAGCTGGTTGGGAACAGGGGTAGGGGACTGATCCCCTCAGTGCTCTTGAAGCTCTGAAGGTGAGaagcgtgtgtgcatgtgtgtctgtttGTGGAATGACTTCCCAGGCTCTTAAATCAATCTGTAGAGAAGTGGACTGAGGTCACACTTCAAGAAGGACTTCCTCAGCTAGGCCTGGGGGAAGCATGCATGGGAGGGTTTGAGCTGGGAGCCCCAGGGGAGGACATACCACAATGGAGTATGGGCTGCCCAGGTACTAGGGGTGCAGGTGAATGTGCTTGGCCTCCTCTGCTGCCCTCAGCCCAGCCCGTCTTATTGAGATGATCAGTGTGCATCCTTTCCAAGACCCTGGGAAACGAACCCCTCATTTCTTTGTCctacaatttaaaaatccaaGGATTCTCAGAATCAACCCCAGCAGACTGGAAGCTCCCAATCTTCAGCTAGTAACCTGCTCCAACCCTGATATCTGAAGATGGGGTAACTCAGGGTGGACTCAGCCACTTCCCTCCtctatttatcttttccttaCGACTTGTATACATTCTACTGGACCCAGGGGCCCTCAATGCTACTAAACTTTAAGCTATCTGAATATTGTCTACTAAGTAACTAgtaattgtttctttctctctctaggattatatgaaataaatttgaattattattattaataattattattttgtagtattcttttcttttaaacccctcggtttctctttttcttctctttctcgtttttggttaaaaaaaaaaatctagatctCTTAAATCTCACACATCTCTGAGGGTTCCTATAGGCCTGCTAGGCCTCAATTCTGGATTTCCCCTCCTCACTTGCCCTGGAACAGGGCAGGGGAAAGTGGTGGGGGACACCCCAGGATCCTCAGTCCTTAGTCCTACagcttcttcctttcttgttAATCCCTTTCTTTGTTTGGCTCTGCCGGCTCCCctgagggggagggggagaggggaggaggagtcCATGGAGTGAAATCCAATCTACTGGAAGGGCCCCAGGAGGGACCGGGTTCCCCCAGCTCCTCTCTCCACCATTCATCCCGGGATGCTCCCCCAAGAAAAGCAAATGACATTCCTCCccaaaaaaaagtgggggaaaaaagcaacGTAAACccaaacatatattaaaaacactttttttttttaagatttaactctgaatacaaatgtattttttcttcttctctccctacATATATTCTAAACCttctaaagtttttttatttttttaaggatcactttatcataaaataaaatatccttttcatataataaattacctaataaaaagtctttttttttcatattagccCAGGTTCTTTGCTACATTTATATGGTAATAAACGCctttattaaaatagaatattaaattataaagaactgctttttttttttttttttgctatttttgttttctctcctctgtGTTGGTCGCCTGTCTCGCTCCCTCtcatgctctctttctctcctctattTTGTCTCActatgtgtgttttgtgtttgtttctagGTTTGGCTCAGTTGGTAAGGGTGGGATTGAATTTGCTGAGCCCCCTAGTGTAACAGTCTTCTGCCTTTGTGGGTAAAGagtggagagggggagggggatcGACAGACAGACATCCCTTCttcccacccccctccccacctgcccccgGCAACCGAGGGTGCCCATTTGGTTTGGTTTCTATTGTACAGACATCTCAGGATGGCTCACATAGGCGGGAAGGAGGGAAGTTGTCACAGGGCAGTTTTCTTGGCTGTgacctccttcccctcccctccctggctgGTGTTCTGGAGGGGAAGGCTGTGGAGAGGTGTTAATTCTCgacaggaggaaggagaggaggaaatcCCCTCTGCACCTCCACCTGCTCCATCCAGGAAGAATGGGACTCTGGAGCTTTAAGTGCTCGGGCGATCACTCAGAACAGTCCCACCCCATTATTTACAAGGATCTCCTGGGACTCCCATCCCTCCATCCTCTCTTGGCCCGGCCAGCGGAACCAGGAGGGTGGAGAGCTGGTGGCAGCCCCAAATGAGCATGAGGGAAGCAGCAAAGGGGGTGCAAGGCCTGTAACAATATGTGATTCTCAGAATAGGCCCTGCTGCCCCCCAGTCCTGCTTTGCCCCAGGCTGACCCCTCTCTGAAGACCTGGCTTCTCCTCAACCACATCGGGTGGGACACAGACTCCATGATTTGCATGGAGGATTCAAGCTAATAAGGATTCAAGCTAATAAGGATTCAATAAAGGTTCAGGTCAGGTTGAGAGGGGTGCAGGGAGTTGGGCACTGCATGGGAAGAGCAGCTCTTTCCTCCACCagtctctcctcctgcctcatgcCCTTTCCTGCTCCTTTAAATAGCAGACACACTACTCTGGCGCCCCCACTTCCACAACCAGAATATCCAGCCCAAGAACTACTCCCTAAATATAATGCCCATAGGTGATGAAGGTAGGGGTTTGACCCTTTACCCCAGTATTAGTCCCCTCCTCACATTTTCACTGAGAATGGGGATACATTCCATTAAGAATTTGAGATGTTTCTTTGGAGGAGTTGGGGAGAGGGCCTCTAGATGCCTGAAGAGGAATGGAGGGACCAATCAAATATTCCTCCCCCTACTTCTCCCCAGGAGGATGGTGTCCCCAAAGCTGGGCTGGAAGGGGCAGGggcaaggggaagggaagaaagacaaAGATAAGGAACAGAGCTGGGAGTGACAGCcaccaaaagaaagcaaagcaaagagctggagggaaaggaaagaattgAGGAAAGGGGAGATcccaaaggaagggaagagagtgaaggggggaggggcaggggcagagagGAGCACCCCTCTCCAGATTCCTCTAGCCCAGCTTTGTGGGGACAGATGGCTTCTGAGCCTTTCAGCCATAGAAACGATTGACATcttctctcccccaacccctagAAGATCTACGCAACTTCTGATAGGGCTCCAAGTCCCTTACACCGCTGGAAACTGATGACAGTTTCACAAACAGGatatgggggtggggtggggggtaaaGGGTCATGCTAGGAGGTCGGAGGTCAGGACCAGAGGGCTTAGGGATTGGAAACAGCACCTCTAGATACAGGTGGtaattctccctctcccttttacCCACCCCCTCCTCGTAAGAAGGGGTGGAGTGACACAGCGGGGGAGGTGGGCAGAGGGCGTCAGAATGCCTTAGGTCAGAATGCCTTAGCGGCCACCTCTCCTCTGGCAAAACAAAAGTTTCTCTTAGCTGCTTCCAGATTTAAGGGTGTGTTGAGGTATCAGAGTTGTAACTCTAGTAAAATTTTCAGTCTGGCCCCCTCCCAATCTTTCCAGGACAGGGTGACCAGAGGCTCTGAAAGTGGCCCACCCTCCAGCCACCACTgcctccctccccccttccccagcGAGCGAGTATCTCTAAGCACCTTGCCCCTCAAATCACCGCTTTCCAAAAGGCCTTAGTGGAAAACAGGTCCAGGGTGGGCACCGTGGAGTGGGCCCCGGAGGCATGGGGCACGGGGCTTAGGAGAATATTCGGATGGCTTGCGTGGCTGTGATGTGGCAGACAGGACACTCTGGGTCCGTCCTCTCGCAGATGCGTACTGCACACTCCATGCAGAACAGGTTGTGTCCGCAGGGCACAAGGGCAGCAGTCACTTCGCTCTCAAAGCAGACCATGCAATCCCGCCCGCCGCCGGGGCTCCGCAGGCCGCCTCCACCAAGTTTAGAGAAGCCCTGGAGCGGCTCTCCCGGGGGGCGCCTCGGGAGTCCGGCCAGCTCGGGTCCCGCGGAAGTGGCAGGGGAGCGGTGTGCGCCCGGGGGCCCAGCGCGGGCCTTGgcggaagaggaggaggaggaggaggccgagGAGAAGAGCACGGAGGTGGGCGTGGCGTTCTCCTGGCCCGCCCACAGCGGGGGGCTAGTCTCCGCCACGCCGTAGTACACATCCTGCTTGCCCACGCCATAGCCGGGAAAGAGGTACCCGCCGTAGCCAAAGTCCCCGCCCTGCTCACCCAGGCGTGGGGCCTCAAAGCCAGAGTCCACTCCGCACTCGCCGATGCAGCCCAGGCTGTTCTGCCGGAAGGTGGAGAGGGGCTTGCAGCCAGGCGGGTGCACCCGCCAAGCGTCGGAGTAGCGGCTATCGAGTGCAGCGTCGGGGCTCCCCGCCAGGAAGTCGTTTTCATTGTTGTACTCGAGGATCTTGCCAGTGCGCACCGCGATGTGCGTCTCGATCTCCTCGCGCGCACGCTCCACGTTGCCTGGGGCACCCGTGATCTCGAACACGGGGTCGCGGTCACGGCTTGGTGTGATAATGTATGTGTTGGTTTGCTGCTGGATGCGCTTGATGGTTGCCCCTTTGGGGCCCACCACCAGCCCCACCACGCGGTAGGGCACCCGCACACGGATGGTCACCTGGCCAGGCAGGGCAGGAGCTACGCCAAAGGCGGCACCTGACTTGTTGCGGGAGGCACGGATCATGGAGAAGTGCTCCGCTGCTGAGATGATTTCCCGCCGGGCGGTGGCCACGTCCTCCCGCCGCCCTGTCACCATGAACACTGGTTCCTCGCCTCTCACCGGAGTCTTGATGTAGGTGTTGGTCTTGGCCCTCAAGGCCTTAATCTTGCAGCCTGGGATAGGGCGGGGAAGGAGGGAGACAAAGAATCGCACACAGCAAGGTTTGTGCTGGGACCAATAAATTCCTGATCCTCACCCAAATACCTAGCCTCCCAGGAACCCTTCAGTCTACCCCTTGAAATGCCCACTGCTGCACACACAGTCCACCCTGACTGGAAGAACCCATTTATCAGATCTCAGATGTACCTAATGTCTCTAGCAGCCACAGATTTCAAAATGTACTAACTTTCCCTGAGTTCCATTCAGGGCCCTCCAAATTCATTCACTCCTCAAAACCCCCAAATAATCACTGACCCTCCCAGACAAGGTGGTAACTCAAATCCATTCACAAACTACACTCCTTTCCCCCAACATTTGCTCTTCCTTCAATTTCTCTACTGATGCCTGGCTACTCACAAACTTCCAAATCACTTAATCACCCCCCACATCTGTCACTGACCCTGATGTTTCCACAGGACCCCAATGTGCTCAGTAATCTCACAATCTACTCATGTGACCCTTGATCATTAAAAGTGTCCTCCAAACTACCCAGGGACCACTGAAGTCTATCTGCTCTATGACTGCCCCACATGCCTTCCCCTCAGTAGTTTCTCTCAGTGGGCCTCAAATTCATAGTGAGTTTGCAGCAGCGATTAGGGTGTGGGGGACTGGGAAGGGTCTGAGAATCATAATTtcaaggaggaaaggaggagtaTGGAAATAAAGAAACTTCTGTGTGAGGGAACAGTGCCCAACCCCGTGTCACTCTTGTCCCCTTGTACCCTGGGGGCAAGAGAACTGAGCTGGGCTGGGGCTGAGTAGGGTGAGGGAGAGGTATTTTGGATCCACACTCCTGCTTTGAAGTAGGAGTGAG
Protein-coding regions in this window:
- the RAB25 gene encoding ras-related protein Rab-25 isoform X1; protein product: MGNGTEEDYNFVFKVVLIGESGVGKTNLLSRFTRNEFSHDSRTTIGVEFSTRTVMLGTAAVKAQIWDTAGLERYRAITSAYYRGAVGALLVFDLTKHQTYAVVERWLKELYDHAEATIVVMLVGNKSDLSQAREVPTEEARMFAENNGLLFLETSALDSTNVELAFETVLKEIFAKVSKQRQNSIRTNAITLGSAQAGQEPGPGEKRACCISL
- the MEX3A gene encoding RNA-binding protein MEX3A, coding for MPSLVVSGIMERNGGFGELGCFGGSAKDRGLLEDERALQLALDQLCLLGLGEPHTPRQARTGERVGGQRPAQPAAHSRPAAAARSARPPDGPAHLSLPSHRPKGPGDAKLCALYKEAELRLKGSSNTTECVPVPTSEHVAEIVGRQGCKIKALRAKTNTYIKTPVRGEEPVFMVTGRREDVATARREIISAAEHFSMIRASRNKSGAAFGVAPALPGQVTIRVRVPYRVVGLVVGPKGATIKRIQQQTNTYIITPSRDRDPVFEITGAPGNVERAREEIETHIAVRTGKILEYNNENDFLAGSPDAALDSRYSDAWRVHPPGCKPLSTFRQNSLGCIGECGVDSGFEAPRLGEQGGDFGYGGYLFPGYGVGKQDVYYGVAETSPPLWAGQENATPTSVLFSSASSSSSSSAKARAGPPGAHRSPATSAGPELAGLPRRPPGEPLQGFSKLGGGGLRSPGGGRDCMVCFESEVTAALVPCGHNLFCMECAVRICERTDPECPVCHITATQAIRIFS